Proteins from one Blattabacterium sp. (Blattella germanica) str. Bge genomic window:
- the thrC gene encoding threonine synthase, translating to MLYHSLKNHKNLVSFEDAVLRGLAPDGGLYIPVSIPVLDPKLIHNLSSYDIYTISMTVIKPYIGKSIPEEFIYNIIHDTLNFPFPLQKIHDNIHVLELFHGPTLAFKDVGAKFMAECLSFFSKKIGKDVTVLVATSGDTGGAVAKGFHKKSGIEVIILYPYNGISSLQKEQITSLGNNVLAIEIDGNFDDCQKMVKKAFLDEEIQKKYILTSANSINVARWLPQMFYYFLAYRQIIEDPIELIFSVPSGNFGNICAGIMAEKMGLPIKFFIASTNVNDTIPRFLKTEKYHPLPVKKTISNAMDISDPSNFSRIWHLYKKNMSQLRKKFFSYQFTDEETLDIIEMVWKEHKYMLDPHGAIGYLGLRQYLQTVKKTSASTAIFLETAHPIKFIDDMPYFLREKIIVPKGLETFLSEKRKKQKMSLSNDFNLFKDWLLERK from the coding sequence ATGTTGTATCATAGTTTAAAAAATCATAAAAATTTAGTTTCTTTTGAAGATGCTGTTTTAAGAGGTTTAGCGCCAGATGGTGGATTATACATTCCTGTATCTATTCCTGTATTAGATCCTAAATTAATTCATAACCTTTCTAGTTATGATATTTATACAATTTCTATGACTGTTATCAAACCTTATATAGGAAAATCTATCCCAGAAGAATTTATCTATAATATTATTCATGATACTTTAAATTTTCCTTTTCCATTGCAAAAAATTCATGATAATATTCACGTATTAGAGCTTTTTCATGGTCCAACTTTAGCTTTTAAAGATGTAGGCGCTAAATTTATGGCAGAATGTTTGAGTTTTTTTTCAAAAAAAATAGGAAAAGATGTAACAGTTTTAGTCGCTACTTCAGGAGATACTGGTGGAGCTGTTGCTAAAGGGTTTCATAAAAAATCTGGAATAGAAGTAATCATTTTATATCCATATAATGGAATTAGTTCCTTACAAAAGGAACAAATTACTTCTTTGGGAAACAATGTATTAGCTATAGAAATTGATGGGAATTTTGATGATTGTCAAAAAATGGTAAAAAAAGCCTTTTTAGATGAGGAAATACAAAAAAAATATATATTAACTTCTGCGAATTCTATTAATGTAGCTAGATGGCTTCCTCAAATGTTCTATTATTTTTTAGCTTATAGACAAATCATAGAGGATCCGATAGAATTAATTTTTTCAGTTCCTAGTGGAAATTTTGGAAATATTTGTGCCGGAATAATGGCTGAAAAAATGGGCCTTCCCATCAAGTTTTTTATTGCCTCCACAAATGTAAATGATACCATTCCTAGGTTTTTGAAAACTGAAAAATATCATCCACTTCCAGTAAAAAAAACGATATCAAATGCTATGGATATATCTGATCCCAGCAACTTTTCTAGAATATGGCATTTGTACAAAAAAAATATGTCTCAATTAAGAAAAAAATTTTTTTCCTATCAATTTACGGACGAAGAAACTCTAGACATTATAGAGATGGTATGGAAAGAACACAAATATATGCTGGATCCACACGGAGCTATTGGTTATTTAGGACTTAGACAATATTTACAGACAGTAAAAAAAACTTCAGCTTCTACAGCTATTTTTTTAGAAACGGCTCATCCAATTAAATTTATAGATGATATGCCGTATTTTTTAAGAGAAAAAATTATTGTTCCTAAGGGACTAGAAACATTTTTAAGTGAAAAAAGAAAAAAACAAAAAATGTCCTTATCCAATGATTTTAATCTTTTTAAAGATTGGTTATTAGAAAGAAAATAA
- a CDS encoding homoserine kinase has translation MKGIKIFSPATVANLACGFDVIGLALDFPKDEIFLYKSNKPGIRINRIHGSSLPSDPKKNVAFVALQFLLKKYQQIKEKKIGFEIELIKNIHPGSGIGSSAASSAGVVYGANILLGNPFSTIQLIRFAMEGERVASGTAHADNVAPAIMGGLTLVRSYKPLDITRLHTPNELWVSIIHPQIEIKTSDAREILKQKILMTDAIRQWGNIGALVSGLYQEDYGLISRSLEDVIVEPIRAMLIPAFYELKIRCKEIGALGGGISGSGPSVFMLSKGNHTAKKVTEVMNCVYSPLKVDYKTYTSPINQQGVKWSQIL, from the coding sequence ATGAAGGGTATTAAAATATTTTCCCCAGCTACTGTTGCTAATTTAGCTTGTGGTTTTGATGTTATTGGATTAGCTTTAGATTTTCCAAAAGATGAAATTTTTTTATATAAATCTAATAAACCAGGAATACGTATTAATAGAATACATGGATCATCGTTGCCGAGCGATCCAAAAAAAAATGTAGCTTTTGTAGCTTTACAGTTTTTATTAAAAAAATATCAACAAATAAAAGAAAAAAAAATAGGATTCGAAATAGAATTAATTAAAAATATACATCCTGGAAGTGGAATAGGATCCAGTGCAGCTAGTTCAGCGGGAGTCGTTTATGGCGCTAATATTCTATTAGGAAACCCGTTTAGTACCATACAGTTAATCCGTTTTGCTATGGAAGGAGAACGTGTTGCAAGTGGAACCGCTCATGCGGATAATGTAGCTCCTGCTATAATGGGTGGGTTGACTTTGGTTAGAAGCTATAAACCTTTGGATATTACAAGGTTACATACTCCAAATGAATTATGGGTTAGCATTATTCATCCACAAATTGAAATCAAAACGTCGGATGCGAGAGAAATTCTAAAACAAAAAATATTAATGACAGATGCGATTCGACAGTGGGGGAACATAGGGGCATTAGTTTCTGGTTTATACCAAGAAGATTATGGGTTAATAAGTAGATCCCTGGAAGATGTAATTGTTGAGCCTATACGAGCTATGCTCATTCCAGCTTTTTATGAATTAAAGATTAGATGTAAAGAAATAGGGGCTTTAGGTGGAGGGATTTCTGGTTCAGGCCCCTCTGTTTTTATGTTAAGCAAAGGAAACCATACTGCGAAAAAAGTTACTGAAGTCATGAATTGTGTTTACTCTCCATTAAAAGTTGATTATAAAACTTATACTTCTCCTATTAATCAACAAGGAGTCAAGTGGTCTCAAATTCTTTGA
- the thrA gene encoding bifunctional aspartate kinase/homoserine dehydrogenase I, whose protein sequence is MQVLKFGGSSVAHSDAIKRICSLLEKKPKGRYAIVVSALGNITDQLIQCGQLASERKNVYKNILEEIEIRHLNIIRELFPITYQSHLISWIKKNINDLESLCDGIFQVEELSKRSLDKIMSFGELSSSFLIAEKLKQSGLDAICKDSRDLIITDSQFGCAQVDFITSNHHILQFFREKTSEYVVLPGFIGCTLENETTTLGRGGSDYTAAILAAAISASLLEIWTDVSGMMTANPKIVNQAFPIKEISYEEAMELSHFGAKVIYPPTIQPAMKKHIPIQIKNTFSPLDTGTLIYISKNTNISQPVTGISGIQNMALLTLEGSGMVGIPGYSKRLFEALSREKINVIFITQSSSEHSITTGIHEMDVIKAKAVIDSEFAQEIHQRRIDPLRIEKDLCIIAVVGDNMKNLHGTSGKMFASLGRNSINVRAIAQGSTEKNISAVIRKADFKKALNTLHEAFFESPPKQINLFICGVGKVGSKLLEQIDQQQNYLLEELKLQVRVIGLANSKRMYFNDHGINLGHWEKHLHQDGHKMNIYSFMEEVWKFNLRNSLFVDNTASEEMAMTYDKFLKNGIGVITCNKIACSSDYDHYKRLKTLSRHFKAPFLFETNVGASLPVISTLNDLINSGDKINKIEAVLSGSLNFIFNHFTGIKSFLEIVKEAQLKGYTEPDPRIDLSGLDVMRKILILARECGSPLELSDIHQKSFLPESCSRSTSIDNFYQELDKYRDYFFKIRNEAEKDKKRLRFIARYENGVPSVGLESIKQSHPFFQLEGKDNMVLYNTYRYAEQPLIIKGAGAGAEVTASGVFSDIIKATK, encoded by the coding sequence ATGCAAGTTTTAAAATTTGGGGGAAGTTCCGTAGCTCATTCTGATGCTATCAAACGTATTTGTTCTTTATTAGAAAAAAAACCAAAAGGAAGATATGCCATTGTTGTATCTGCATTAGGAAATATTACGGACCAATTAATACAATGTGGTCAATTAGCTTCTGAAAGAAAAAATGTTTATAAAAATATATTAGAAGAAATAGAAATTCGTCATCTAAATATTATCAGAGAATTGTTTCCAATTACTTATCAAAGTCATTTAATTAGTTGGATTAAGAAAAATATAAATGATTTAGAAAGTTTGTGTGATGGAATTTTTCAAGTAGAAGAACTTTCAAAACGTTCTTTAGATAAAATCATGAGTTTTGGAGAACTCAGTTCTTCTTTTTTGATTGCGGAAAAATTAAAACAATCTGGATTAGATGCTATTTGTAAAGATAGTCGGGATTTAATTATCACTGATTCCCAATTTGGATGTGCACAAGTGGATTTTATAACAAGCAATCACCATATTCTTCAGTTCTTCAGAGAAAAAACATCAGAATATGTTGTATTACCAGGTTTTATTGGTTGTACTTTGGAAAACGAAACGACTACTCTTGGGAGAGGAGGGTCTGACTATACTGCGGCTATCTTAGCAGCAGCTATATCGGCTAGTTTGCTTGAGATATGGACGGATGTAAGTGGAATGATGACTGCTAATCCAAAAATTGTTAATCAAGCTTTTCCTATTAAGGAAATTTCTTATGAAGAAGCAATGGAACTATCGCATTTTGGAGCAAAAGTCATTTATCCTCCAACGATACAACCTGCCATGAAAAAACATATTCCTATACAAATTAAAAATACTTTTTCTCCTTTAGATACAGGAACTTTAATTTACATTAGCAAAAACACAAATATCAGCCAACCTGTAACGGGAATATCTGGAATACAAAACATGGCTTTACTTACTCTTGAAGGAAGTGGAATGGTAGGAATTCCTGGATATTCCAAACGTTTGTTCGAAGCGTTGTCACGTGAAAAAATAAATGTAATATTTATAACTCAAAGTTCTTCAGAACATTCTATTACCACAGGAATTCATGAAATGGATGTGATCAAAGCAAAAGCTGTAATAGACAGTGAATTTGCTCAAGAAATACATCAAAGACGTATTGATCCATTAAGAATAGAAAAAGATCTTTGCATTATTGCTGTCGTAGGAGATAATATGAAAAATCTTCATGGAACCAGCGGAAAAATGTTTGCTTCTTTAGGAAGAAACAGTATTAATGTTAGAGCTATTGCACAAGGTTCTACTGAAAAAAACATATCAGCAGTTATTAGAAAAGCTGATTTTAAAAAAGCATTAAATACTTTACATGAAGCTTTTTTTGAAAGTCCACCAAAACAAATTAATCTTTTTATTTGTGGAGTAGGAAAAGTAGGAAGCAAATTGCTTGAACAGATAGATCAACAACAAAATTATCTATTGGAAGAATTAAAACTTCAAGTTAGGGTAATAGGATTAGCTAACAGCAAAAGAATGTATTTTAATGATCATGGAATCAATTTAGGACATTGGGAAAAACATCTCCACCAAGATGGTCATAAAATGAACATATATTCTTTCATGGAGGAAGTATGGAAATTCAACCTAAGAAATAGTTTATTTGTTGATAATACAGCTAGTGAAGAAATGGCTATGACCTATGATAAATTTTTGAAGAATGGAATTGGTGTTATTACCTGTAATAAGATAGCTTGTTCTTCTGATTATGATCATTATAAAAGATTAAAAACACTTTCTAGACATTTCAAAGCTCCTTTTTTATTTGAAACCAATGTAGGAGCCAGTCTTCCGGTCATTAGCACCCTCAATGATCTTATCAATAGTGGAGACAAAATCAATAAGATAGAAGCTGTTTTATCAGGAAGTTTGAATTTTATATTCAATCATTTTACAGGAATCAAATCCTTTTTAGAAATTGTCAAAGAAGCTCAACTTAAAGGATACACAGAACCTGACCCTCGTATTGATTTAAGTGGATTAGATGTCATGCGAAAAATACTTATTTTAGCAAGAGAATGTGGTTCTCCATTAGAACTGAGTGATATTCATCAGAAATCTTTTCTTCCTGAATCTTGTTCAAGATCCACTTCTATAGATAATTTTTATCAAGAATTAGATAAATACAGAGATTACTTTTTTAAAATTAGAAATGAAGCAGAAAAAGATAAAAAACGTTTGCGTTTTATTGCTCGTTATGAAAATGGAGTCCCTTCTGTAGGTTTAGAATCCATTAAACAAAGTCATCCATTTTTTCAATTAGAAGGAAAAGACAATATGGTTTTATATAATACATATCGTTATGCTGAACAACCTCTTATCATAAAAGGAGCAGGTGCCGGAGCAGAAGTTACTGCATCTGGAGTTTTTTCAGATATTATTAAAGCTACTAAATAA
- a CDS encoding urease subunit gamma, translated as MHLTSYEKEKILLHMAGELAKKRLKRGLKLNYPESLALITHYVMEGARDGKTVKELMYEAGNILNDEQVMDGVYELLNNVQIEATFPDGTKLVTIHNPIKKNRKENSNLIPGQYDLLEEDIILLPGRPRIERVVSNTGTRPIQIGSHFHFYETNPALLFDREGTKGYRLDIPSGRSVRFEPGETKKVILVEIGGSKKIYGFSGKENTTI; from the coding sequence ATGCATTTAACTTCTTATGAAAAGGAAAAAATTCTTCTGCATATGGCTGGAGAATTGGCGAAAAAACGTTTAAAAAGAGGATTAAAATTAAATTATCCTGAATCTTTAGCTTTAATCACTCATTATGTCATGGAAGGAGCACGTGATGGAAAAACGGTAAAAGAACTTATGTATGAAGCTGGAAATATTCTGAATGATGAACAAGTTATGGATGGAGTATATGAATTACTTAATAATGTTCAAATAGAGGCAACTTTTCCTGATGGGACAAAATTAGTTACTATACACAATCCTATTAAAAAAAATAGAAAAGAAAACTCTAATCTAATTCCAGGTCAATATGATCTTCTTGAAGAAGATATTATTTTATTACCTGGAAGACCTCGTATAGAAAGAGTAGTATCTAATACTGGAACTCGTCCTATTCAAATAGGATCTCATTTTCATTTTTATGAAACGAATCCTGCTCTTCTTTTTGATAGAGAAGGAACTAAAGGATATAGACTGGATATTCCTTCTGGAAGATCTGTCCGTTTTGAGCCAGGAGAAACCAAAAAAGTCATATTAGTAGAAATAGGAGGAAGCAAAAAAATTTATGGATTTTCAGGAAAAGAAAATACAACAATATGA
- the ureC gene encoding urease subunit alpha — translation MKKIDRESYASMYGPTKGDRIRLGDTSLWIEIEKDYTIYGDECVFGGGKVIRDGMGQHPFATKNEGILDLVLTNAIIVDHWGIVKADIGIKNGIIVGIGKAGNPYFMDGVTPNMYIGAGTEVISSENLIVTAGSVDSHVHYICPQLFEVALENGTTTIIGGGSGPATGTIATNCTSGVWNIQRMLKSTDHIPINFIFLASGNSSHPEALIEQIEAGAGGLKIHEDWGSTPYVIDQCLNVSEKLDVQVNIHTDSLNESGYIEDTLKTFKGRTIHTYHTEGAGGGHAPDLLKVISFSNILPSSTSPTMPYTSNTIDEHLDMLMICHHLDCNLPEDIAFAKSRIRSETISAEGVLHDMGAISMTSSDSQAMGRIGEIVKRTWQTADKMKKQRGYLNEDNPKNDNFRVKRYISKYTINPAITHGISEYVGSINIGKMGDLVLWKPSFFGVKPELVIKSGMIVYASMGDPNATIPTPQPFMYRKMFGYFEPKLSCLFVSACAINHGFFEKNEIKKQIKIVKGCRSLSKKDMVLNEKTPNLEVEPKTYNVYINGEKIISNPSDILPLAQRYFLF, via the coding sequence ATGAAAAAAATAGACAGAGAATCTTATGCAAGTATGTATGGGCCTACAAAAGGGGATAGAATTCGTTTAGGAGATACATCTTTATGGATTGAAATAGAAAAAGATTATACTATTTATGGAGATGAATGTGTTTTTGGAGGAGGAAAAGTCATTAGAGATGGAATGGGGCAGCATCCATTTGCTACAAAAAATGAAGGAATTTTGGATTTAGTATTGACTAACGCTATCATTGTTGATCATTGGGGAATTGTAAAAGCAGATATTGGAATAAAAAATGGAATTATCGTTGGAATAGGAAAAGCTGGAAATCCATATTTTATGGATGGTGTTACTCCAAATATGTATATTGGAGCAGGAACAGAAGTTATCTCTTCTGAAAATCTAATTGTAACAGCGGGAAGTGTAGATAGTCATGTTCATTACATATGCCCACAATTATTTGAAGTGGCGTTAGAAAATGGAACAACTACTATTATCGGGGGAGGATCAGGTCCAGCAACTGGAACTATAGCCACGAATTGTACTTCTGGGGTATGGAATATTCAAAGAATGTTAAAAAGTACAGATCATATTCCTATCAATTTTATTTTTCTTGCTAGTGGAAACAGTTCTCATCCTGAAGCTTTAATTGAACAAATAGAAGCAGGTGCAGGAGGATTAAAAATCCATGAAGATTGGGGAAGTACTCCTTATGTTATAGATCAATGTTTAAATGTTTCTGAAAAATTAGACGTACAAGTCAATATCCATACGGATTCACTAAATGAATCAGGCTATATAGAGGATACGTTAAAAACGTTTAAAGGAAGAACGATTCACACTTATCATACAGAAGGAGCTGGTGGAGGACATGCCCCTGATTTATTGAAAGTTATATCCTTTTCTAATATCTTACCTTCATCTACAAGTCCTACTATGCCTTACACTAGCAATACCATAGATGAACATTTAGATATGTTAATGATTTGTCATCATTTAGATTGTAATTTGCCAGAAGATATTGCTTTTGCTAAATCGCGTATCAGATCTGAAACTATTAGTGCCGAAGGAGTTTTACATGATATGGGTGCTATTAGTATGACGAGTTCTGATTCCCAAGCTATGGGGAGAATAGGAGAAATAGTGAAACGGACTTGGCAAACAGCTGATAAGATGAAAAAACAAAGAGGATATCTGAATGAGGACAATCCAAAAAATGATAATTTCAGAGTAAAAAGATATATTTCTAAATATACCATAAATCCTGCTATTACACATGGAATATCAGAATATGTAGGTTCTATAAACATTGGAAAAATGGGAGATTTAGTATTGTGGAAACCCTCTTTTTTTGGAGTCAAACCAGAATTAGTCATAAAAAGCGGAATGATTGTATACGCTAGTATGGGTGATCCTAATGCGACCATTCCTACACCTCAACCATTCATGTATAGAAAAATGTTTGGTTATTTTGAACCTAAATTGAGCTGTCTTTTTGTTTCAGCGTGTGCTATCAATCATGGTTTTTTTGAAAAAAATGAAATTAAAAAACAAATAAAAATAGTAAAAGGATGTCGTTCTTTATCTAAAAAAGACATGGTATTAAATGAAAAAACTCCAAACTTAGAAGTAGAACCAAAAACCTATAATGTTTATATAAACGGAGAAAAGATTATTTCTAATCCTTCTGATATTTTACCACTAGCTCAAAGATATTTTTTATTCTAA
- a CDS encoding deaminase: MNYEIYKKHDDIAYMKLAIEQSKLSFCKKKKVGAVIVQKNQIISCGYNRTPSGFDNICEEKNGVTKWYVIHAEENAILKLSSSSLSCKGASIYVTHFPCQECCKLIYQSTIRRVIYLHEYTKNDQGMVFLKKLKIKIEKLNPGGEIGIRAGLKIQ; the protein is encoded by the coding sequence ATGAATTATGAAATTTACAAAAAACACGATGATATAGCGTATATGAAACTGGCTATAGAACAATCTAAATTATCTTTTTGTAAAAAAAAAAAAGTCGGAGCTGTTATAGTTCAAAAGAATCAAATCATATCTTGTGGATATAATAGAACTCCAAGTGGATTTGATAATATATGTGAAGAAAAAAATGGAGTAACTAAATGGTATGTGATCCATGCAGAAGAAAATGCAATATTAAAACTTTCTTCTTCATCCTTATCTTGTAAAGGAGCTTCTATATACGTTACACATTTTCCATGTCAAGAATGTTGTAAATTAATTTATCAATCTACTATCAGAAGAGTCATCTATTTACACGAGTATACGAAAAACGATCAAGGAATGGTTTTTTTGAAGAAATTGAAAATAAAAATAGAAAAATTAAACCCAGGTGGCGAAATTGGTATACGCGCTGGACTCAAAATCCAGTGA
- a CDS encoding TrmH family RNA methyltransferase, with translation MKKIHSLQNTEIKDLIKVYKKKNYPNGFLVEGVKEFEMAIEGNFLPQKIFICEKIFHEYDMIKSYHTMTCLISMKIFRKLAYRENSGGIIAFFREKSIIDKLINEKITNNSLILILDGIEKPGNIGAMLRTADAAGIHIIILCNMKTHIYNSNVIRCSLGSVFTRKIFIEKMGSIISWLQENKVKIVGTGFYNHQKAKNLYKTKLNYSNLAIIFGSENKGISNIWFNIANKIITIPMFGNVDSLNVSHAMSIIIYEIIRQRNYNFNL, from the coding sequence ATGAAAAAAATACACAGTCTACAAAATACAGAAATTAAAGATTTAATAAAAGTTTATAAAAAAAAAAATTATCCGAATGGATTTCTTGTAGAAGGAGTAAAAGAATTTGAAATGGCTATAGAAGGTAATTTTTTACCCCAAAAAATATTTATATGTGAAAAAATATTCCATGAGTATGATATGATTAAATCATATCATACTATGACTTGTTTGATCAGTATGAAAATCTTTAGAAAATTAGCATACAGAGAAAATTCAGGAGGAATTATTGCTTTTTTTAGAGAAAAATCTATTATTGATAAACTAATAAATGAAAAAATAACTAATAATTCTTTAATTCTTATATTAGATGGAATCGAAAAACCTGGAAACATAGGAGCTATGTTAAGAACAGCTGATGCTGCAGGGATTCATATTATTATATTATGTAATATGAAAACTCATATTTATAACTCTAATGTTATCAGGTGCAGTTTGGGAAGTGTTTTTACAAGAAAGATTTTCATAGAAAAAATGGGATCAATTATTTCTTGGCTGCAAGAAAACAAAGTTAAAATTGTGGGAACAGGATTTTATAATCATCAAAAAGCGAAAAATTTATATAAAACTAAACTAAATTATTCAAATTTAGCTATTATTTTTGGTTCTGAAAATAAAGGAATATCTAATATTTGGTTTAATATAGCAAACAAAATTATAACTATTCCCATGTTTGGAAATGTGGATTCATTAAATGTCAGTCATGCTATGTCTATAATAATATATGAGATTATTAGGCAGAGAAATTATAACTTCAATTTATAA
- a CDS encoding ribonuclease H produces the protein MNQKIHIYTDGSSKGNPGPGGYGIFIETTIGNSYNRKIISEGFRYTTNNRMELLAVIVGLEKIEKRKQNIVVFTDSKYIVNTIQNNWIHQWKKNNFFQKKNVDLWKRFLKIYNKNIIDFQWIKSHNNHYINDYCDRLSVEASKRKILKIDYIYEKQNKSL, from the coding sequence GTGAATCAAAAAATTCATATTTACACTGACGGTTCTTCAAAAGGAAATCCTGGACCAGGAGGATACGGAATTTTCATAGAAACAACTATTGGAAATTCTTATAATAGAAAAATAATTTCAGAAGGATTTCGTTATACAACGAATAATCGTATGGAACTATTAGCAGTCATTGTAGGATTAGAAAAAATAGAAAAAAGAAAACAAAATATTGTAGTTTTTACTGATTCTAAATATATAGTAAATACGATTCAAAATAACTGGATTCATCAATGGAAAAAGAATAACTTTTTTCAAAAGAAAAATGTAGATCTGTGGAAGAGATTTTTAAAGATATATAACAAAAATATAATTGATTTTCAATGGATTAAATCTCATAACAATCATTATATTAATGATTATTGTGATAGATTATCTGTAGAAGCTTCTAAAAGAAAAATTCTTAAAATAGATTATATATATGAAAAGCAAAATAAGTCTTTATAA
- a CDS encoding lysophospholipid acyltransferase family protein, whose translation MRILQISFVLLWRAWFLIINIFLIPFWAGVSIPFLFKDKYYPIAYWFHQMWARSNLFLMGFWYVLEKDEEILDKNKQYVIISNHTSIMDIMLIYSLMRNHPLVFVGKAELAKLPFFGFVYKKSNILIDRKNLSSCIQVFKKIQDKVDSGKSVCIFPEGGVPKPSVFLDHFKNGAFFIAIIKKISIIPFTIADIKTKFPSFSIMKGGPGKIRIKQHHSISTKNLSLKDKNDLKKKCFNLIKHQLEKFEREKVNQSKF comes from the coding sequence ATGAGAATTCTACAAATATCATTTGTATTATTGTGGCGTGCATGGTTTTTGATTATCAACATATTTTTAATTCCATTCTGGGCAGGAGTTTCTATTCCATTTCTTTTTAAAGATAAATATTATCCCATTGCATATTGGTTTCATCAAATGTGGGCTAGAAGTAATCTATTTCTCATGGGTTTTTGGTATGTATTAGAAAAAGATGAAGAAATATTAGATAAAAACAAACAATACGTAATTATCAGCAATCATACCTCTATCATGGATATTATGTTAATTTATTCTTTAATGAGAAATCATCCTCTAGTTTTTGTAGGAAAAGCGGAATTAGCTAAACTTCCATTTTTTGGTTTTGTTTACAAAAAAAGTAATATTCTTATAGATAGAAAAAATTTGTCGAGTTGTATACAAGTTTTTAAAAAAATACAGGATAAAGTAGATTCTGGAAAAAGTGTTTGTATTTTTCCAGAAGGAGGGGTTCCTAAACCATCTGTTTTTTTAGATCATTTTAAGAATGGAGCTTTTTTTATAGCTATAATCAAAAAAATATCTATTATTCCTTTTACTATAGCTGACATAAAAACAAAATTTCCTAGTTTTTCTATTATGAAAGGAGGACCAGGAAAAATAAGAATCAAGCAACATCATTCTATATCAACAAAAAACTTATCCTTAAAGGATAAAAATGATTTGAAAAAAAAATGTTTCAATTTGATAAAACATCAATTAGAAAAATTTGAACGTGAAAAAGTAAATCAATCAAAATTTTAA
- the fbp gene encoding class 1 fructose-bisphosphatase, translated as MYTLGEFIIENRDCFSCSIESLLRLFSSIKLASKAIHKEVNKAGLTEEIIGSSGVTNIQGENQQKLDDFAHRAFIESFKSRNVVCGIASEESKDFIVINSKKENPLQNQYIVLIDPLDGSSNIDVNVSIGTIFSVYMKKSPIQMDVTIEDFLQKGNQQILAGYIIYGSSTILVFTTGNGVYGFTLDPSVGTFYLSHSNLRFPKKEKIYSINEGNYAKFPNSIRKFIRYCQEKKENRPYTARYIGSLVGDFHRNMIQGGIYIYPKTASSPEGKLRLLYECNPMAFLAEQAGGKASDGKKRILDIEPKKLHQRTPFVCGPIGMVSKLEEFMDNCE; from the coding sequence ATGTATACATTAGGAGAGTTTATTATAGAAAATAGAGATTGTTTTTCATGTTCCATTGAGTCTTTATTACGATTATTTAGTTCTATAAAATTGGCTTCTAAGGCAATTCATAAAGAAGTTAACAAAGCCGGTTTAACTGAAGAAATTATAGGCAGCTCTGGAGTAACTAATATTCAAGGAGAAAATCAACAAAAATTGGATGATTTTGCTCACAGAGCTTTTATTGAATCTTTTAAAAGCAGAAATGTAGTTTGTGGAATAGCTTCCGAAGAAAGTAAAGATTTTATAGTGATAAATAGTAAAAAAGAAAATCCTTTACAAAATCAATATATTGTTTTAATAGATCCACTTGATGGATCTTCTAATATAGATGTAAATGTATCTATAGGAACTATCTTTTCCGTATACATGAAAAAGTCTCCTATTCAAATGGATGTAACAATAGAAGATTTTTTGCAAAAAGGAAATCAACAAATTCTTGCAGGATATATCATTTATGGATCTTCTACTATATTGGTGTTCACTACAGGGAATGGAGTATATGGATTTACTTTAGATCCTTCAGTTGGAACTTTTTATCTATCTCATTCTAATCTTAGATTTCCTAAAAAAGAAAAAATTTATTCTATTAATGAAGGAAATTATGCGAAATTTCCTAATTCCATTAGGAAATTTATAAGATATTGCCAAGAAAAAAAAGAAAATCGTCCTTATACGGCAAGATATATTGGATCTTTGGTCGGTGACTTTCACAGAAATATGATACAAGGAGGAATATATATTTATCCTAAAACCGCTTCTTCTCCAGAAGGAAAATTAAGATTACTTTATGAATGCAATCCTATGGCTTTTTTAGCAGAACAAGCTGGAGGAAAGGCTTCTGATGGAAAAAAACGTATTTTAGATATAGAACCTAAAAAATTGCATCAAAGAACTCCATTTGTATGTGGGCCTATAGGAATGGTTTCTAAATTAGAAGAATTTATGGATAATTGTGAATAA